The following proteins are co-located in the Flectobacillus major DSM 103 genome:
- a CDS encoding HAD hydrolase-like protein has protein sequence MKKIKHLIFDFDGTLVNSKTLFLTLFNELAQKKGYRLMDELALLELKNLSFFERAKYLKVPLIHLPFIIPVIYKRYKAHLPQLKLIDGIETVLATLYKAGFSMDIVSSNSEENIRLFLEAKGINYFSTISCSKNVMGKDILLRKLIKEQGYRHEEIIYLGDEARDLEASNKVGIQTIWVAWGYDTQTLIETLRPTYLAHQPSDLLAILL, from the coding sequence ATGAAAAAGATAAAACATTTGATTTTTGATTTTGACGGAACGCTGGTCAACTCTAAAACACTATTTTTAACACTATTTAATGAATTAGCTCAAAAAAAAGGCTACCGATTAATGGACGAGCTTGCTTTACTAGAACTCAAAAATTTATCTTTTTTTGAAAGAGCCAAATACCTCAAAGTTCCCTTGATTCATCTGCCTTTTATTATTCCTGTTATTTATAAGCGATATAAGGCTCATTTGCCACAACTAAAATTGATTGATGGTATAGAAACGGTTTTGGCAACCTTATATAAGGCTGGCTTTAGTATGGATATTGTGTCGTCAAACTCGGAAGAAAATATTAGGTTGTTTTTAGAAGCAAAAGGCATCAACTATTTTTCAACTATTAGCTGTTCCAAAAATGTGATGGGAAAAGATATTTTGCTGCGTAAACTTATCAAAGAACAAGGCTATCGACATGAAGAAATCATTTATTTGGGCGACGAAGCACGTGACCTCGAAGCTTCTAACAAAGTAGGTATACAAACTATCTGGGTAGCATGGGGGTATGATACCCAAACCCTCATAGAAACCCTCAGGCCAACCTATTTAGCCCATCAACCTAGCGATTTGCTAGCTATTTTGCTGTAA
- a CDS encoding response regulator: MNRVSIYEDNQKLRELLELLINSSEEFQVVGSHPNCELILQHTQAEMPDLIIMDIDMPIYNGIDGVRIAKEKYPYLKIIMHTVFEDDDRLFACLSHGADGYILKKDSPSMLFQAIKQLMDGGAPMSPGIAKRILQTFRKQTLPANEYHLTEREKQVLELLTRGFSYKMIANECSISIETVRRHLKNIYFKLQVQCGTEAVAKAIRERIIDLP; the protein is encoded by the coding sequence ATGAACAGAGTATCTATTTATGAAGATAACCAGAAACTTCGTGAGTTGCTGGAATTACTAATTAATTCATCTGAAGAGTTTCAGGTTGTGGGTTCTCATCCCAATTGTGAATTGATATTACAGCATACACAAGCCGAAATGCCCGATTTGATTATTATGGATATAGATATGCCTATATATAACGGTATTGATGGCGTGCGAATTGCCAAAGAAAAATATCCTTATCTCAAAATAATCATGCACACGGTATTTGAAGACGACGACAGGCTCTTTGCTTGCCTAAGTCATGGTGCCGATGGCTATATCCTAAAAAAAGATTCACCGTCGATGTTGTTTCAGGCTATCAAACAATTGATGGATGGAGGAGCCCCGATGTCGCCAGGGATTGCCAAGAGGATTTTGCAAACCTTTAGAAAACAGACTCTTCCAGCCAATGAATATCACCTGACCGAGCGAGAAAAGCAAGTACTAGAACTGTTGACTCGTGGGTTTTCGTATAAAATGATAGCCAATGAATGTAGTATTTCGATAGAAACCGTAAGGCGACATTTAAAGAATATTTATTTTAAATTACAAGTACAGTGTGGTACTGAAGCCGTAGCAAAAGCTATTCGGGAAAGAATTATAGATTTGCCTTAA
- a CDS encoding fibronectin type III domain-containing protein: protein MKRIFVLIAILTITAFDIVMAQKNNNILSNEKAKVPSIQLLTRNYGDSIVLRWAPTKAAHWLVSTKKGFRVQRTEVTKNNPQGTSVMLTQSPLRPMTFEVVKQHYSKYDNYVGAAIQALYDTKTNSEFKADFANILKTTTEQNNRYATAMMVADYSKNAATVLGLRIVDKSPKNQEAIYVYKVWIDDTESIKGNIPKDTASVVVIPQEKSKVYAPLTAGVINGDRQITLRWYRMNIDGQFSGFFIERSEDGTFFKRLNNTPFVQSPADAEYLKRDTVSYRGIKDPSLASTFTDSIGVNYKKFYYRIVGIDAFGELSPSSDVMEGIGKDYTPPTAPKNLKIKVVDNKVAILTWEKHKQEADLKGYAIARGGSVNGPFNFVKQDLLSTQTLTFTDPDPQPYTGNYYIVGAVDTAGNVNYTLPVVANIEDRTPPSAPTNIVAKADAQGRIKIQWANNPEADVVTYKVYRSYRKENKAYTQITPDGTALAEFVDSLPVKNLLNKAIYYKIVAIDLSNNHSGYSVASQAILPDTKAPTSPIIEQITIEKKGVKLTIIPSSSNDVSAHTIYKKEDKGTWQVFKKINGLLNSSIVVIDSAVKNNQHYYYKIEAIDYAGLKSPEAVSTPIAFVGNTSQNLINNLVGNYDVTTKAIQLKWTCEASNISHYVVYRSFNQSGLSMYETVETGRFVDKSAIQNGTFEYAVRVYFKDGTSHKLTSPIKVEVRQ from the coding sequence ATGAAACGCATTTTTGTACTCATAGCCATTTTGACAATAACAGCTTTTGACATTGTGATGGCACAAAAAAATAACAATATCCTTTCCAATGAAAAAGCCAAAGTTCCTTCTATTCAGTTGCTTACTCGTAATTATGGCGACTCAATAGTACTTCGGTGGGCACCTACAAAAGCCGCCCACTGGTTGGTTTCTACCAAAAAGGGTTTTAGGGTACAACGTACAGAAGTTACCAAAAATAATCCACAAGGTACGTCGGTGATGCTAACCCAAAGCCCCTTACGCCCCATGACCTTTGAGGTCGTAAAACAACATTATTCTAAATACGACAATTATGTGGGGGCCGCTATACAAGCCCTCTACGATACCAAAACAAATAGCGAGTTTAAAGCTGATTTTGCCAATATTCTCAAAACCACTACTGAACAAAACAACCGCTATGCTACTGCCATGATGGTAGCCGATTATAGTAAAAATGCCGCCACGGTACTAGGGCTAAGAATTGTAGATAAATCGCCCAAAAACCAAGAAGCTATTTATGTGTATAAAGTTTGGATAGATGATACAGAAAGCATAAAAGGGAATATCCCCAAAGACACCGCTTCGGTGGTGGTAATTCCCCAAGAAAAATCAAAAGTTTATGCTCCGCTTACAGCAGGAGTTATCAATGGTGACCGACAAATTACATTGCGTTGGTATCGCATGAACATTGATGGGCAATTTTCAGGTTTTTTTATTGAAAGAAGTGAGGATGGTACTTTTTTCAAAAGACTCAATAATACGCCTTTTGTACAGTCGCCTGCCGATGCCGAATACCTAAAAAGAGATACGGTATCGTACAGAGGTATTAAAGACCCTAGTTTGGCTTCCACATTTACCGATTCGATAGGCGTAAATTATAAAAAATTTTATTACCGAATTGTAGGTATAGATGCCTTTGGCGAGCTAAGCCCAAGCTCTGATGTGATGGAAGGAATAGGCAAAGACTATACTCCACCTACTGCCCCCAAAAATCTTAAAATAAAAGTGGTAGACAATAAAGTGGCTATTTTGACTTGGGAAAAACACAAGCAAGAGGCCGACTTAAAAGGATATGCGATTGCACGTGGGGGCTCAGTCAATGGCCCATTTAATTTTGTAAAGCAAGACCTGCTGTCTACTCAAACCCTAACTTTTACCGACCCCGACCCACAGCCTTATACTGGCAATTACTATATTGTTGGGGCAGTAGATACCGCTGGTAATGTCAACTACACATTACCCGTAGTAGCCAATATCGAAGACCGTACACCACCAAGTGCCCCAACCAACATTGTAGCCAAAGCCGATGCACAAGGCCGAATAAAAATACAATGGGCCAATAATCCCGAAGCCGATGTTGTAACCTACAAAGTGTATCGTTCTTATCGTAAAGAGAATAAAGCTTATACTCAAATCACTCCCGATGGCACAGCCTTGGCCGAATTTGTAGACTCCTTACCCGTCAAAAACCTACTCAATAAAGCCATTTATTACAAAATTGTGGCCATCGATCTAAGTAACAACCACTCGGGGTATTCGGTAGCATCGCAGGCCATATTGCCCGATACCAAAGCTCCTACAAGCCCTATTATCGAACAGATTACTATCGAGAAAAAAGGAGTGAAGCTAACCATTATTCCAAGCTCAAGTAACGACGTATCGGCACATACGATTTACAAAAAAGAAGACAAAGGAACATGGCAGGTATTCAAAAAAATCAATGGACTCCTCAACAGTAGCATAGTTGTGATAGATTCGGCAGTAAAAAACAATCAACATTATTATTACAAAATCGAAGCTATTGACTATGCAGGCCTCAAATCGCCAGAAGCGGTAAGTACTCCAATTGCTTTTGTAGGAAATACATCACAAAACCTTATCAATAACCTGGTGGGTAACTACGATGTCACTACCAAAGCCATTCAGTTAAAATGGACCTGCGAGGCAAGCAATATATCACATTATGTAGTTTATCGCTCGTTTAATCAATCAGGCTTATCAATGTACGAAACCGTAGAAACAGGTCGGTTTGTTGATAAAAGTGCCATCCAAAACGGTACATTTGAGTATGCCGTGCGAGTTTATTTTAAAGATGGCACCAGCCATAAACTTACGTCTCCTATTAAAGTAGAAGTACGACAATAG
- a CDS encoding DUF7004 family protein → MKRLVKHLQNNRVVVFDTGKFDDWCVYVVENNGSRKAHFDETYFSDLHTISYKYDNNKVYHDFVKIYEQTTKAIDPVVLTLIDEIVETYYQEDKLLVEQWFTVIYAGMIAEENKEKAILKKRVKRLGMHQVLILNIPAKEAARFSYGKKWRELDAIMKSIGF, encoded by the coding sequence ATGAAAAGACTAGTAAAACATCTACAGAATAATAGAGTTGTGGTTTTTGACACAGGTAAATTTGATGATTGGTGTGTTTATGTTGTAGAAAATAATGGTAGCCGAAAAGCCCATTTTGATGAAACGTACTTTAGTGATTTACACACAATATCGTATAAGTATGATAATAACAAAGTGTATCATGATTTTGTAAAGATTTATGAGCAAACCACCAAGGCAATAGACCCCGTAGTACTAACCTTAATCGACGAAATTGTAGAAACATATTATCAGGAAGATAAGCTCTTAGTGGAACAATGGTTTACCGTCATCTATGCAGGGATGATAGCAGAAGAAAATAAGGAAAAAGCAATATTAAAGAAAAGAGTTAAGAGATTGGGAATGCATCAGGTATTGATATTGAATATACCCGCAAAAGAGGCCGCAAGATTTAGTTATGGTAAAAAATGGAGAGAGCTAGACGCAATCATGAAATCCATAGGGTTTTGA